A segment of the Natrinema sp. SYSU A 869 genome:
TCCAGTTCCCAACGTGGGGGAGTTCCGGGCTGCCGATCAGCGCACACGTCGAGATCTGCAAATTGCCACACGTCATCGGATTCAAAGAGGCCTCCTTCGATCCCATCCGCTACGATCGGACGATCCGCGCGGTTGATCACCTCCGGGACGATTGTACGATGATGACCGGCAACGATACGTTCCTCATGCACGCCTACCAGCTCGGTGCCGAGACCGGGCTCATCGGGTACGCGAACCTCGTCCCTGATCTCCACGTCGAGAAGATCCGCGCCGTTCACAACGACGACATGGAGCGTGCCCGGGAGATCCGGAAAAAACTACTGCCGCTGACGAACCACGTTTTCGGCGAACCCGAAGGACGCTACCGTGCTCGAACGAAGGCCGCTCTCCAGATGCAGGGGGTCTTCGAGCACGACACCGTCCTCCCGCCACAGGAGCAGATCGACCACGAGGAGCGCGAGGACCTCCGGCGGATTCTCGACGACCTCGACCGGCTGTAACCGCCGCTTCGCCGTTTCGTATCAGTCACGTCGACGGCCCGACGAATTCAGACGGCTCCACGAAAGACGGTCGGTCGGTTTCTGAGCCGGCGACGTGACGCCTCGATACGCTGCGCTCTCCGTACTCACTGATAGGCGAGCGTCAGTATCCGTTCCGTCAGCGGACGGGGAGACCGGTCTCGACGTTGCTTTTTACCATGGTAAAATTTAACAACCATCGGGTGGTGTGAAATTTCATGGTCGACAACAATGCTCGAGAGAGTGAACGGTCGATATTGCGCAGACGAATGGTCGCCCTTGCAGGGACAGGACTGCTCGGCGCGATAGCCGGCTACAGTGGCGATGTCGAGGCGAGGCCAACGACGAATGGGTCACCGAACACGTCGGAATCGGCCACCGGGGACGGAGATGACGAGGAAGACAGTGCGGAGTCCGACTGTCTCGAGGATGGCGACTCCGACATCGTCGTCGCACAGGACGGCAGCGGCGACTATGAGACGGTTCAGGCCGCTATTGACGCGGTTCAGCCGGAGACATCCGACGAGACACGGGTGTACATCAAGGAGGGTCGCTACAAGGAGAAACTGGAACTTCCCGCAGACCGAACCGACGTGACGTTCATCGGTGAAAGCGCCGAGAACACGGTGCTTACGTACGACGATCACGCCGACAAACTCGACGAAAACGGCGACGAAATCGGGACGAGCGGGTCGTCGAGTTTCTTCGTCTGGGGGGACGACTTCACTGCGAAGAACGTCACCTTCGAGAACGCCGCCGACCCCGTCGCACAGGCCGTCGCGATTCGCATCGACGCCGACCGAGTCGCCTTCGATAACTGCCGCTTCATCGGTAATCAGGACACCCTCTATAATTTCGGCCGCAGGACGCGTCAGTACTTCAGAGACTGCTACATCGAAGGCGACGTGGACTTTATCTTCGGTCGCGCGACGGTGTTCTTCGAGGACTGCAAGATCGTCTGTAAGGACGAAGGGTTCATCGCAGCGCCCGCGCAGCCGGAAGAGGTGGAGAACGGATTCGTGTTCAAGGACTGTGATGTGGTTGGCAACGCACCGAGCGAGTCCGTCTACCTCGGCCGACCGTGGGAGCCGTACGGCCGAACCGTCTACATCGACTGCGATCTCGGCGACCATATCCGACCACAGGGCTGGGAGCCGTGGGACGAACCGGAGCACGGTGACAAGACGAAGACGGCCTTCTTCGCCGAGTACGACAATAGCGGACCGGGGTACACGCCCGATCAGCGCGCGGAGTGGAGCCACCAGCTCAGCGAGACGGAGGCCACAGAGTACACGAGAGAGAACGTCCTCAACGGCTGGAACCCGCGCGTCGTATAGAGGGACAGCAACTGCCACTCTCGAGGACAGAGGACTTATCCCGGATCGCCGGAAACGAATCAGGCATGGCGTTACAGGTCACGGTCTGGAACGAGAACGTCCACGAGCGAGAAGAGCCGGCAGTCGCCAAACGGTACCCCGACGGGATTCACGGGGCGATCGCGGACGCGGTCGACGGCGACGGACGAACGGTCCGAACGGCGACGCTGCAGGAACCGGAACACGGCCTGACCGAGGACGTCCTCGAGGACACCGACGTCCTGATCTGGTGGTCCCACTGCGCGAACGACGAGGTAACCGACGAGGTTGCCGACCGAGTCGTCGATCGCGTCCACGAGGGAATGGGCTTCGTCCCGGTTCACTCCGGAAAGAATTCGAAGCCGTTCAAACGCCTGATGGGCACCACCTGTAACATCAAGTACCGACACGGCGGCGAGACCGAGCGGATCTGGGCTGCCGACCCCGGACATCCGATCGCCGACGGGCTCGAGGAGTCGTTCGAAGTCCCCTCGACGGAGATGTACGGCGAGCCCTACGATATTCCGGAGCCCGACCGGACCGTGTTCATTTCGTGGTTCGAGGGCGGCGAGGTGTTCCGGTCGGGCGTCTGTTACCGCCGCGGTCGCGGACGCATCTTCGCGTTCCGCCCCGGCCACGAGGAGTACCCGATCTTCTTCCAGGATGAGATCCGGACGGTTCTCGATAATGCCGTCTCCTGGGCGGCCCCGACGGACGGGGCAGACGCTGTCTGGGGTGAAGTAGAACCGAGCGAACCGCTGGACGACTAACCGCGACTCGAGAGCGTGACGACCGAGTTTTCGCGACGTACCGAGGACTGATACCGCTCGGTGTAGCGACATCCGCTCGAGCCCATCGGGGTTGAATCTATCAGATATAGTCAGGAAAAATTATTTATACCTATTCGTGGTTGGACGAGTCGCGGTACCATGAAGCAAACCAGACGAACCTACCTGAAAGGAACGGCAGTATCGGCACTGATCGGTGCGGGAGCGCTCGGTGGCCTCGGCGGGTCGGCGGCGGCCCAGTCCGCGGGCAGTTCGCAGTTCGGCGTCAACGCCGGCTTCGCGGACACATCCTGGCTCAATGACGACGTCGACATCTATACCATCACTGAACCTACCCGTGCGGCCGTCGAAGAGGCGTTCCACGCGAGCGGTCCGCGTGTGGTCGTCTTCGAGACTAGTGGGACGATCGATCTCGGTAACGAGTCGCTTGCGATCACGGAAGACAACTGTTGGGTGGCGGGCCAGACCGCGCCCTCGCCCGGCATAACCTTCGTTAGGGGGATGTTGAAAGTCGACGCGAACAACTGCGTCGTCCAGCACATCCGCTCGCGAATCGGTCCCGGCGACGGCTCGATCCAGGGCAACGACGCGATCAACACGCAAGACGACACGCAAAACAACGTCCTCGACCACGTGACGGCGTCGTGGGGCGTCGACGAGTGTCTCTCCGTCGGCTACGACACGCAGGATACGACGGTCACCAACTGCCTCATCTACGAGGGGCTGTACGACCCCTATGGCGACGAGGCGGATCACAACTACGCGACACTGATCGGCAACGGTGCCTCGAACGTCACGTTCGCGGGCAACGTCTGGGCAAAGACGCGCGGGCGCGTTCCGCGACTCAAGAGTGACACCGAGACGGTCATCGTCAACAACCTCGCATACTTCTTCGATGAGTCTGCCAACATCGACAGTTCGGCAGTGACATCCTTCGTCGGCAACGGGTACACGGGACTCACTGACAATCAGGACCAGATCATCGAGGGCGACGGGACGGCCTACTACACGGACAACTACACCGTCGATCCGCCGCTGGACGATACCGACTTCGCCAGCATGGACAGCGAGAGTTCGCCGCCGCTGTGGCCCAGCGGCCTCAGCGAGATGCCGTCCAGCGACGTCGAGAGCCACAACCTCGCCAACGCCGGGGCGCGGCCGGCCGATCGAACGGGCAACGACGAGCGGATCGTCCAGGAGATCGCCAACCGGGCCGGTAACGATCGACTCGACTCGCCGTACGACTACTGGGTCGGCCATCAGGACGAGGTCGGCGGCTATCCGGAGCTGCCGGTCAATACCCGCTCGCTCGACGTCCCCGACAGCGGCGTTCGCGACTGGCTCGAGGGCTGGGCGCAGGCTGTCGAGGCGGGCAGTTCGCCTCCTGATTCGGGAAACGGTAACGGCAGTAACGAGGGGCAAAGCGGTCCGATCTCGACGGGAACCTACGAAATCGCCAACGTCAACAGCGGGCAGTTGCTCGAGGTGGCAAACGCCGACACGAGCGACGGTGTCAACGTCCAGCAGTGGTCCGCGACCGATCACGCTACCCAGCAGTGGCACGTCGAGGATACCGGGAACGGCGAGTATCTCATCCAGAACGAGAACAGCGGCCTCCTGCTCGAGGTCGCCGATTCGTCTACTGAAGACGGCGCGAACGTCCAGCAGTACTCGGATTCCGGGTGCGACTGCCAGCGGTGGCACATCAATGACGAGGGCAACGGTGAATACACGCTCGAGGCGGTCCACAGCGGCAAGGTTGCCGACGTCGAAGGGGCGTCGACCAGCGACGGTGCGAACGTTCTCCAGTGGTCCGACAACGGCGGTGCCAACCAGCGCTGGACGTTCGACTCGGTCTAAGGGCGACGAGACGACGGCGTCGGAACGCGCCGACGAACGGCGGCCCGGGTGATCATCGAAAGGGTCGCCTGGAACGCCAAGCGATATGCTGTCGATAATAGCGGTATCACGACGAGTACCGCTAAGACACGAGGAGACGTACCGATATTTATTTGTTCTAATTATATCTAAATTAATCTAGTATATATCTAGGAAAAACTTTTGTTATATTAGCTGTATTGTGATAGCGGTGTCAATAGATGACCCACAATAGACGGACGTTCATACGCGCACTCGGAGCAGGGAGTATCGGTACCGCCGTCGTGAGCAGCACCGCCGTCGGCCAAACGAGCGAAATTACAGTCGAGGGCGGCGGTTCGGATATCTGGAACGACGCGGACGAGTTCCACTACTACTTCACGGACGTCGGGGCGAACTTCGACGCGACCGTCAGGGTCGATACCGTCGAGGACACCGACGAGTATGCCAAAGCGGGGTTGATGCTCAGGGAGTCGCTCGACGCGGACGCAAAGAACGTGATGACCCGGACGACGCCGGATCACACGACCCTCCAGTGGCGACCGACGGCTGGTGGCGACTCGACGAGTCTCACGTCTGACGCTGGCGAGGACGAGAGCGAGATCGACGGCGGGACGATTGACGCCGCCTGGCAGCGACTCGTCCGGAACGGCGACACGATCCGGGCGTACGCCTCGGCGGATGGGACGAACTGGACGCTCATGGCTGAGCTCTCGCTGTCGTTCGGCGAGAGCGCCTTCTTGGGACTCGCGGTCACCAGCCACAACGCCGGGACGCTCTGTGAAGCGATGT
Coding sequences within it:
- a CDS encoding dihydrodipicolinate synthase family protein, producing MLKDEFRDLKEQISDGIIPATANPWTPEYDLVKDDLRRHVDDLVSVDGIKAVVANAHTGETKMQDDETYREVIETHVEAAGDTPVFAGVYGESSIEAAKLAETAKAAGADGVMLLPLDVYSHQIPQEAINHFKYVGETVDIPLINFQFPTWGSSGLPISAHVEICKLPHVIGFKEASFDPIRYDRTIRAVDHLRDDCTMMTGNDTFLMHAYQLGAETGLIGYANLVPDLHVEKIRAVHNDDMERAREIRKKLLPLTNHVFGEPEGRYRARTKAALQMQGVFEHDTVLPPQEQIDHEEREDLRRILDDLDRL
- a CDS encoding pectinesterase family protein, coding for MVDNNARESERSILRRRMVALAGTGLLGAIAGYSGDVEARPTTNGSPNTSESATGDGDDEEDSAESDCLEDGDSDIVVAQDGSGDYETVQAAIDAVQPETSDETRVYIKEGRYKEKLELPADRTDVTFIGESAENTVLTYDDHADKLDENGDEIGTSGSSSFFVWGDDFTAKNVTFENAADPVAQAVAIRIDADRVAFDNCRFIGNQDTLYNFGRRTRQYFRDCYIEGDVDFIFGRATVFFEDCKIVCKDEGFIAAPAQPEEVENGFVFKDCDVVGNAPSESVYLGRPWEPYGRTVYIDCDLGDHIRPQGWEPWDEPEHGDKTKTAFFAEYDNSGPGYTPDQRAEWSHQLSETEATEYTRENVLNGWNPRVV
- a CDS encoding ThuA domain-containing protein yields the protein MALQVTVWNENVHEREEPAVAKRYPDGIHGAIADAVDGDGRTVRTATLQEPEHGLTEDVLEDTDVLIWWSHCANDEVTDEVADRVVDRVHEGMGFVPVHSGKNSKPFKRLMGTTCNIKYRHGGETERIWAADPGHPIADGLEESFEVPSTEMYGEPYDIPEPDRTVFISWFEGGEVFRSGVCYRRGRGRIFAFRPGHEEYPIFFQDEIRTVLDNAVSWAAPTDGADAVWGEVEPSEPLDD
- a CDS encoding RICIN domain-containing protein; translated protein: MKQTRRTYLKGTAVSALIGAGALGGLGGSAAAQSAGSSQFGVNAGFADTSWLNDDVDIYTITEPTRAAVEEAFHASGPRVVVFETSGTIDLGNESLAITEDNCWVAGQTAPSPGITFVRGMLKVDANNCVVQHIRSRIGPGDGSIQGNDAINTQDDTQNNVLDHVTASWGVDECLSVGYDTQDTTVTNCLIYEGLYDPYGDEADHNYATLIGNGASNVTFAGNVWAKTRGRVPRLKSDTETVIVNNLAYFFDESANIDSSAVTSFVGNGYTGLTDNQDQIIEGDGTAYYTDNYTVDPPLDDTDFASMDSESSPPLWPSGLSEMPSSDVESHNLANAGARPADRTGNDERIVQEIANRAGNDRLDSPYDYWVGHQDEVGGYPELPVNTRSLDVPDSGVRDWLEGWAQAVEAGSSPPDSGNGNGSNEGQSGPISTGTYEIANVNSGQLLEVANADTSDGVNVQQWSATDHATQQWHVEDTGNGEYLIQNENSGLLLEVADSSTEDGANVQQYSDSGCDCQRWHINDEGNGEYTLEAVHSGKVADVEGASTSDGANVLQWSDNGGANQRWTFDSV